In Candidatus Palauibacter soopunensis, the genomic stretch CGGGGACGGGCACACGGACATCCTCGTCGTCAACCGAGGTCGCCAGAACTTCATCTTCCGGGGTAATGGGGAGGGCGGCTTCGATGGGGGGACGCCCTTCGGGGCAGGGGACGATTCCACCATCGATGTCGCCGCGGCGGATCTGGATGGGGACGGGGATCTCGATCTCGTTCTTGCGAACCGTGACGGTGGAGCGAACGCGATCCACTGGAACGACGAAGGGGCGTTCGACCGGCGGACTTCGTACGGCACGGGGAGTGACGAGACCCGAGGCGTCGCGGTCGGAGACGTGGACGGCGACCGTCTCCCCGACATCGTCGTGGCCAACATCGGCGAGGAAAACGCCGTGTACTTCGGCGACGGAGACGGATCCTTCGCCCGAGGGCGTCCCTTCGGGCGCGAAGACGCCCAGAGCTTCGCGGTTCGCCTCGCCGATCTGGACCTCGATGGAGATCTCGACATCATCGTCGCAAACGCCGGCGCGCAGAACGCCGTCTACTTCAACCTCGGCGGGGAATTCGAGGAGTTCCGCTTCGGCTGCGACGACTGCGCCACCTACGGGATCGCGGTCGGCGACCTGAACGGAGACGGCTTCCCGGAGATCATCACGGCCAACTCCGGGGCACCGAACGGCATCTTCGCCAACGTCCCCGCTGGAGGCGACGGCCCCGGTCAGCCGCAGTAGTCGGCCGCGGCCTCGGCGAGGATCTCGGCGAGCCGGGCGCACGATTCGAGGTCCACCCATTCCACGTCGGCGTGCGCGCCCGCTCCGCGAGGGCCGATCACAACGCTGTCGACGCCCGCGGCCTGTGTCAGGGCGGAGTCCATCCAGGGGGAATCTCCAATGACCTCCGGCGCGCGGCCAAGGACCGTGCGGGCGGCGCGCGATACACAGGCCGCGACGGGCGCTTCCGGCGTCGTCTCGAAGGGTTCGCGGTGGAAGAAGGTCGACCAGGCGACTTCGAGGGACGGATCCTCCGCGCGCAGGTCCTCGAGGATGGCCGCGATCTCGCCTTCCACGAACTCCTGCGTCTCGGGCGGCACCGTACGCCGCTCGACCCGAAGCGTGCAGAGCGGGGAGTAGGTGCTGATCCCGCTCCCGCCCTCGAGCAGCGCCGCGTGCATCGAGGGGGGACCGAGAAGGGGGTGCCCCGGCCGGGACTGGAGTTCCTCGATGAACGCCTCC encodes the following:
- a CDS encoding VCBS repeat-containing protein: MDRRHVIRGGKAAFAAVLATAAAPLAATFLSDAGLSGAQERTFRPLRPLGAASRLTASVHLGDVDGDGALDIVVANGRHWPEQNRVFLNDGRGGFTLARPLGDEEDGTYAAPLADFDGDGDLDIATGNDRTRNLIFYNDGVGRFERGPTFGVPSSTRSLTLADLDGDGHTDILVVNRGRQNFIFRGNGEGGFDGGTPFGAGDDSTIDVAAADLDGDGDLDLVLANRDGGANAIHWNDEGAFDRRTSYGTGSDETRGVAVGDVDGDRLPDIVVANIGEENAVYFGDGDGSFARGRPFGREDAQSFAVRLADLDLDGDLDIIVANAGAQNAVYFNLGGEFEEFRFGCDDCATYGIAVGDLNGDGFPEIITANSGAPNGIFANVPAGGDGPGQPQ